Genomic DNA from Setaria italica strain Yugu1 chromosome V, Setaria_italica_v2.0, whole genome shotgun sequence:
AATCTGCCCATCATACCATTAGGGTTCAAGTCCTCGACTCGATACTGGTGTttgtatttttctgaatttattccAAGATTTAATaggcgctattctttcagtgggtGGTAGGTGATGTACCCATCGATAGTCAGACGTCACtgatgacttcatcaatctcgagAATTTGCCAGCCCAATCTTTCGGAGATGCTCATAGGGTAGGGTTGCATGCATGTGGTCGTAGAGTCGAGTGCATATGTGTATGTGAGCACCTGcggtttagaaaaaaaattaagtgcAGATCACGCTGCACGGAACCACGCTGTGTATACACTCTCTTAGATGAGAGGTTGACAATTTGGCATGTACGTGCACGGTGTCACTGAAACGTGGCTCCAACGCTAAAACCATGCAATGTCCTGCGTCTGGAACTAATGATTTATAAACCAAACAGTTGAGAGTTGAGGGTTCATCTTCATCAATAAGACAATAATACCCTAGTCCTTTAacaaaaattaaataaattggACACTGATACGCCTATAGCTTTTGTCCTCCACCATCCGGGGCCCAGCTGCCAGCGGGCAAAGCCTGAGACCAGCCTGCGCACACGACAAGCACCAACAGGCCCCCACTTTCTTCCCGGGCCCACACCGTCAGACTCCTCCAAGCACCGTGCACCGCCGTCCCACCTCCAAAAGAGCAGGCGCCACGTTTCTCTCCCCGCCTACCTAACGCCCCCTTCCCATCTCTCTCCACACGTTCCTCATCCGACGGAGCGCGGACGCCCACGCTTGCACGGGCACGGCCTTGCCCGTGCGAGAAGCAAGGAGAAACTCGCGCGACACGGTGGCGCGGTGCCCACGTCTCGCCGACCTGATATCTCGCGGAGGGGTGGGGTGAGCCACGCGGGCCGCGGATCCCGCATCCGACGGCTCGCGCGCCGTCGTCAGGTCGATCGCTGTGGCAGCGCGGCGCCTCAACGGCTATAACTGGGAAGGGACGCGCATGTTACCCGCCATCTCtgtccccttcctcctcttgcCATCCCCACCCGGCCACCCCTCACCCGCGCGGGTGGGCCCAgctgtcttcctcctcctcagctgagagcgagccggccggcggcgagcggcattGCGGTCGGCTGGTCGGTGGCGCGGGCATGGCGGGGTACGGGGACCGGCGGTCGCCACCGCTGGATGGCATCGCCGTCGACGGGGGCGGCAGGGCGCAGTCGCCGGGGGCGGGGACGGGgaggctcccgccgccgccgggcgggtTCGCGCGCGGgctcatgaagcagccgtcgcGGCTGGCGTCGGGGGTGCGGCAGTTCGCGTCGAGGGTGTCGATGAAGGTGCCCGAGGGAGTGGCCGGGATGCGCCCGGGCCGGATGACGCGGATGCAGTCCAGCGCCCAGATGGGGCTCCGCGGCCTCCGGTTCCTCGACAAGACCTCCGGCGGGAAGGAGGGGTGGAAGGCCGTCGAGCGCCGCTTCGACGAGATGACAAAGGGCAGCGGGCGACTCCAGAAGGAGAGCTTTGGCAAGTGCATCGGTGAGTAGTACTTCCGATCGAGTTGGCCACTTTTGTCGGTTGGGTTGGGCATGCGCTGGCTGAGTGGTTGGTGCGCTCCAGAGTGCAAATAAACTCCAAACAATCAATCCCCGATAAAAACTACAAGGGCCGTGGTATAACAGCAATGAATATGCATCGGAATCTTGTGTTTTGTGaatttgttttgtttatttaGAATCATTTTTGTGCTTGAAACAGCTCTTTGATGATACCATGAACTGTGCCTGTTTCTCCGAAAGAGTTGGCAGGACAAGCCTACCTAACTGAGATCCACTTTCTCCCCAAGAGTCACTGACGAATTTTATCCAGAATGGTCCTTGAACAGTAATAAACTTGAACAAACGAGATCCTAGCACGCAGCCACCACCATAATTCTACCCCATGCTTTGATCAGTGAGAAAGTTGAAGTAGGCGATGCAATAGTAGCAGTAAAATCGTTTCTGAGTATCAGTGTTCATCTTCGCTGGTGCCTGTGATCGATGGATGATCCGTGGTTTACTGATTCATCTCCTTCTCAAAGGCATGGGGGACTCCAAGGAGTTTGCCGGGGAGCTGTTCGTCTctctggcgcggcggcggaacgTGGAGCCAGAGGACGGCATCACCAAGGAGCAACTCAAGGAGTTCTGGGAGGAGATGACCGACCAGAACTTCGACTCGCGGCTGCGCATTTTCTTTGACATGTAAAGGTCCACCGCCTTCCCGCGCCAATGAAATTTTTTCATAAACTGACGGAGCGAACCCTGCTGATACAGGTGCGACAAGAACGGTGATGGGATGCTCACGGAAGACGAAGTCAAAGAGGTGAACAAGAGGGATTCACTGAGCTGGATTATCAGACATTTAAAGATGAAATTTCAAcgaattattttttttacttttttccGGTAGGTTATTATACTCAGTGCGTCAGCGAACAAGCTGGCCAAGTTGAAGGGGCACGCGGCGACCTACGCGTCACTGATCATGGAGGAGCTCGACCCAGACGACCGTGGCTACATCGAGGTCGTGTCCGCACAGACACATTGTTTTATTTCCCACCAAGAGGGACTAATAATGATCTGGTATGCTCACGGCGTGCTTCGACAATGCAGATTTGGCAGCTGGAGACGCTGCTCCGTGGCATGGTGAGCGCGCAGGCGCCGGAGAAGCTGAAGCGCACGACGTCGAGCCTGGCGCGCACGATGATCCCATCGCGGTACCGGAGCCCGCTGAAGCGGCACCTATCCAAGACGGCGGACTTCATCCACGAGAACTGGAAGCGGATATGGCTCGTCACGCTGTGGCTGGTCGTCAACCTCGCCCTGTTCGTGTTCAAGTTCGAGCAGTACAAGCGCCGGACCTCGTTCCAGGTGATGGGCTACTGCGTCTGTGTCGCCAAGGGTGCTGCCGAGACCCTCAAGCTCAACATGGCGCTCATCCTGCTACCCGTCTGCCGGAACACATTGACGACGCTCAGGTCCACCGCGCTCAACCATGTCATACCCTTCGACGACAACATCAACTTCCACAAGATCATGGCGCTGTCGATTGCTATTGCCACGGCGATCCACACGCTCGCGCACGTCACCTGCGACTTCCCGAGGCTGACCAGCTACCCAATGGACAAGTTCATGGCCACCTTGGGGTCGAACTTTCACTACAAGCAGCCAACGTACTCGGACCTGCTTCAGAGCATACCGGGGGTCACCGGCATCCTCATGATCATCATAATGTCCTTCTCCTTCACGCTGGCAACGCACTCCTTCAGGCGGAGCGTGGTGAAGCTGCCGTCGCCCCTGCACCACCTTGCCGGTTTCAATGCCTTCTGGTACGCCCACCACCTGCTGGTCCTCGCGTATATCCTGCTGGTGGTGCACTCCTACTTCATATTCCTCACCAGGGAGTGGTACAAGAAGACGGTAATCCTCACACACCTTCCTTTAACTTGTTACTCTTTTTTTCCATTCAATTCAATCTTGGGAACAGTGAAATGACCTGTTCATGATCTCAATTGTTCATTCAGACATGGATGTACCTGATTGTCCCTGTCCTCTTCTATGCCTGTGAAAGAACTATCAGAAAAGTCCGTGAGAACAACTATCGCGTGAGCATTCTGAAGGTAAGCTACTGAATTAACATGATTTGGTTCATTCTGAATGAACTGGTAATTGAATGCGGCGATGTATATGCAGGCATCAATTTATCCGGGAAATGTGCTCTCTATTCACATGAAGAAGCCACCAGGCTTCAAGTACAAGAGTGGAATGTACCTATTTGTAAAATGCCCAGATGTCTCGCCTTTCGAATGGTATCATTTCAGCAACTGTTACGAGCATGTCCAAGAAGTATTTATCTGAGATTCTTGCTTACAGTTCTCTGGTTTTCACTTGCAGGCACCCTTTCTCTATTACTTCTGCACCAGGTGATGACTACTTGAGCGTACATATCCGTACGCTTGGTGACTGGACATCTGAACTTCGAAACCATTTTGGAAAGGTCAGTTTGAGGAAACACAACTGCAAGAGTAGAAATATCTTTTATTTAAGAATTATTAAAGAATAACGTGGATTATCGAAAATGAACAACTTCGGAATCGTACAGGCTTGTGAGGCACAAGTAACTTCCAAGAAGGCCACCCTCACAAGACTTGAAACTACAGTTGTGGCAGATGCCCAGATAGAGGACACCAGGTGCTTGGCTTCATATTTTTCATATTCTAATCTTTATTGGTTTTGAGATGtcattgacacttgcaaacatTTCCTAACTTGATCAGCATTTTTGTGTTGCCTTAGGTTTCCGAGGGTCTACATTGATGGGCCTTATGGAGCACCAGCACAGAATTACAAGAAATATGATATTCTTTTGCTTATCGGTCTTGGAATTGGAGCAACTCCTTTCATCAGCATACTGAAGGATATGTTGAACAACCTAAAATCCAACGAAGTAAATTTCTCTTTTCATGCAAATTATTACTTCTAATGCTATAAAACTCAAGGATAGTTGATAACTATATTAATTCGATCTCAACAGGAGGTAGAGAGCATCCACGGCTCTGAGATAGGCAGCTTCAAGAACAATGGCCCAGGAAGAGCTTACTTTTACTGGGTTACCAGGGAGCAAGGATCCTTCGAATGGTTCAAAGGAGTCATGAATGATGTTGCTGAAAGCGACCACAGCGTACCGTCTCACTCTTATTTCCCTGAACTGCATCTTCCCGTGCCATCCTTCCATCCGCAGAAACAGAAATTAATAGAAAATCTGGCTACTGCAGAATGTTATAGAGATGCACAATTACCTAACCAGCGTCTATGAAGAAGGCGACGCAAGGTCAGCTCTGATTGCCATGGTCCAATCACTTCAGCATGCAAAAAATGGCGTGGACATCGTCTCTGGCAGCAGGGTATTCTCTCCATCTTCTCGCTTTGTTCAATCTGCAAATGATTTCACATATTGTTTTTGTTTATCCGATTCCTCTGTTGCAGATTCGGACACATTTTGCAAGACCAAATTGGAGAAAAGTATTCTCTGATTTGGCCAATGCCCACAGGAACTCTCGCATCGGTGAGCTACTTTAACGGATTATCTTGTCACAATATAATTCAACTTCTAAGTGCGACCGCTAATGTATTCTTAAAACTTTCAGGC
This window encodes:
- the LOC101777050 gene encoding putative respiratory burst oxidase homolog protein H, translating into MAGYGDRRSPPLDGIAVDGGGRAQSPGAGTGRLPPPPGGFARGLMKQPSRLASGVRQFASRVSMKVPEGVAGMRPGRMTRMQSSAQMGLRGLRFLDKTSGGKEGWKAVERRFDEMTKGSGRLQKESFGKCIGMGDSKEFAGELFVSLARRRNVEPEDGITKEQLKEFWEEMTDQNFDSRLRIFFDMCDKNGDGMLTEDEVKEVIILSASANKLAKLKGHAATYASLIMEELDPDDRGYIEIWQLETLLRGMVSAQAPEKLKRTTSSLARTMIPSRYRSPLKRHLSKTADFIHENWKRIWLVTLWLVVNLALFVFKFEQYKRRTSFQVMGYCVCVAKGAAETLKLNMALILLPVCRNTLTTLRSTALNHVIPFDDNINFHKIMALSIAIATAIHTLAHVTCDFPRLTSYPMDKFMATLGSNFHYKQPTYSDLLQSIPGVTGILMIIIMSFSFTLATHSFRRSVVKLPSPLHHLAGFNAFWYAHHLLVLAYILLVVHSYFIFLTREWYKKTTWMYLIVPVLFYACERTIRKVRENNYRVSILKASIYPGNVLSIHMKKPPGFKYKSGMYLFVKCPDVSPFEWHPFSITSAPGDDYLSVHIRTLGDWTSELRNHFGKACEAQVTSKKATLTRLETTVVADAQIEDTRFPRVYIDGPYGAPAQNYKKYDILLLIGLGIGATPFISILKDMLNNLKSNEEVESIHGSEIGSFKNNGPGRAYFYWVTREQGSFEWFKGVMNDVAESDHSNVIEMHNYLTSVYEEGDARSALIAMVQSLQHAKNGVDIVSGSRIRTHFARPNWRKVFSDLANAHRNSRIGVFYCGSPTLTKQLKELSKEFSQTTTTRFHFHKENF